In one window of Azotobacter salinestris DNA:
- a CDS encoding AAA family ATPase, with protein MSQALINALQNPALYPHAVTEFKVIETHISWVLLTGPYAYKFKKAVDFGFLDFTGLAARKHFCEEEVRLNQRLTRNLYLEVLPITGSENAPQLAGDGPVIEYAVKMRQFPQSQLLGEMQARGELAPEHIDALAERIAAFHLQAPKVPVEHPLGGPEAVMSPVRQNFEQIRPLLAEPADLQQLDALEAWAEISFERLRPLLEQRKADGFIRECHGDLHLGNATLLDGQVVLFDCIEFNEPFRLIDVMCDAAFLAMDLEDRGLKGLSRRFVSAWLELTGDYAALPLLNFYKAYRAMVRGKVNLFRLAQEESAERRAAILQQYRNYASLAEHYSAIPSCFLAITHGVSAVGKSHVAQRLTEEFGAIRLRSDVERKRLFGEQQAADQERLASGIYSMQASVATYEHLHRLAAGALQAGFPVVIDATYLKQAQRAAAWQVAQNNGVPFLIVDCQAPEALIAEWLAERQAAGKDPSDATLEVIRAQQASRESLTETEQQRSRRVDTHLAASLDDLVARMRNHLPHL; from the coding sequence GTGAGCCAAGCCCTGATCAACGCCCTGCAGAACCCTGCGCTCTATCCGCATGCGGTGACTGAGTTCAAGGTCATCGAGACCCACATCTCCTGGGTCCTGCTCACCGGCCCCTATGCCTACAAGTTCAAGAAGGCTGTCGACTTCGGCTTCCTCGACTTCACCGGACTGGCGGCACGCAAGCACTTCTGCGAGGAGGAGGTGCGCCTGAACCAACGCCTGACCCGCAACCTCTACCTCGAGGTGCTGCCGATCACCGGCAGCGAGAACGCCCCGCAGCTGGCGGGCGACGGCCCGGTCATCGAATACGCGGTCAAGATGCGCCAGTTCCCGCAGAGCCAGCTGCTCGGCGAAATGCAGGCCCGCGGCGAGCTCGCCCCCGAGCACATCGATGCCCTTGCGGAGCGGATCGCCGCCTTCCACCTGCAGGCGCCGAAGGTACCGGTGGAGCACCCGCTGGGCGGCCCCGAGGCGGTGATGAGCCCGGTGCGGCAGAACTTCGAACAGATCCGCCCGCTGCTCGCCGAGCCGGCCGACCTGCAGCAGCTCGACGCCCTCGAAGCCTGGGCAGAAATCAGCTTCGAGCGCCTGCGGCCGCTGCTCGAACAGCGCAAGGCCGATGGCTTCATCCGCGAATGCCATGGCGATCTGCACCTCGGCAACGCCACCCTGCTCGATGGGCAGGTCGTGCTGTTCGATTGCATCGAGTTCAACGAGCCGTTTCGCCTGATCGATGTCATGTGCGACGCCGCCTTTCTCGCCATGGACCTGGAGGACCGCGGCCTCAAGGGGCTGTCCCGGCGCTTCGTCAGTGCCTGGCTGGAGCTGACCGGCGACTACGCCGCCCTGCCGCTGCTGAACTTCTACAAGGCCTACCGCGCCATGGTGCGCGGCAAGGTCAACCTGTTCCGTCTGGCCCAGGAGGAGAGTGCCGAGCGGCGTGCCGCGATCCTCCAGCAATACCGCAACTACGCCAGCCTGGCGGAACACTACAGCGCCATCCCCTCGTGCTTTCTGGCTATCACCCACGGGGTATCTGCCGTCGGCAAGAGCCATGTCGCCCAGCGCCTGACGGAAGAATTCGGCGCCATCCGCCTACGTTCGGACGTGGAGCGCAAGCGCCTGTTCGGCGAGCAGCAGGCAGCCGACCAGGAACGATTGGCAAGCGGCATCTACAGCATGCAGGCCAGCGTGGCGACCTACGAGCACCTGCACCGGCTGGCTGCCGGTGCCCTGCAGGCCGGCTTTCCGGTGGTGATCGACGCCACTTACCTGAAGCAGGCACAGCGCGCGGCCGCCTGGCAGGTCGCCCAGAACAACGGCGTCCCCTTCCTGATCGTCGACTGCCAGGCCCCCGAAGCCCTGATCGCCGAGTGGCTCGCAGAGCGCCAGGCTGCCGGAAAGGATCCGTCCGACGCCACGCTGGAAGTCATCCGGGCACAACAGGCCAGCCGCGAGTCCCTGACCGAGACCGAACAGCAACGCAGCCGACGGGTCGATACCCACCTTGCCGCCAGTCTCGATGATCTGGTGGCGCGCATGCGCAATCACCTTCCCCACCTCTAG
- a CDS encoding ChaN family lipoprotein has product MRSLLFVGLILLAACQALPPLPAWQVDGERQGTGPGTILDLRSGASLTPEQLVERLAVAPRLLVGEKHDNPDHHALQLWLLEALAGRRAQGSLLLEMLEPDQQARVGATQAAFAAGRAPEDLPAALAWRQGWDWTLYGPLLRHALAQPYPLLAANLDKQEMRRIYAERPTLPGRASTDARVREALLEQIGASHCGQLPESQWPAMLAVQQQRDRRMAERLLAAPQPALLLAGAYHVRRDLGVPLHLADLGGTSGSVVLLLAEAGDAVEAKAADYVWYTPETLARDYCAEMRAAERQTKKDPAEPGRKP; this is encoded by the coding sequence ATGCGTTCATTGTTGTTCGTCGGCCTGATCCTGCTGGCTGCCTGTCAGGCGCTGCCGCCGTTGCCCGCCTGGCAGGTGGATGGTGAACGGCAGGGCACCGGCCCCGGCACCATCCTCGATCTGCGCAGTGGCGCCAGCCTGACGCCGGAGCAACTGGTCGAGCGGCTGGCCGTGGCGCCACGGCTGCTGGTCGGCGAGAAGCACGACAACCCAGATCATCATGCCCTGCAGTTATGGCTGCTCGAGGCCCTTGCCGGGCGACGGGCGCAGGGCAGTCTGCTGCTGGAGATGCTCGAGCCCGACCAGCAGGCGCGGGTGGGGGCGACCCAGGCCGCGTTCGCCGCGGGCCGTGCGCCGGAGGATCTGCCCGCGGCGCTGGCCTGGCGCCAGGGCTGGGACTGGACGCTGTACGGTCCGCTGCTACGCCATGCACTGGCACAGCCCTATCCGTTGCTGGCAGCCAATCTGGATAAGCAGGAGATGCGCCGTATCTATGCCGAGCGTCCAACCCTGCCTGGCCGCGCGTCGACCGATGCGCGGGTGCGTGAGGCACTGCTCGAACAGATTGGCGCCTCCCACTGCGGCCAGTTGCCGGAGTCCCAGTGGCCGGCGATGCTCGCCGTCCAGCAGCAGCGCGACCGACGCATGGCCGAGCGACTGCTGGCCGCCCCGCAGCCGGCCCTGCTGCTGGCTGGCGCCTACCATGTGCGGCGCGATCTGGGCGTGCCTCTGCACCTGGCCGACCTCGGTGGGACGAGCGGCAGTGTCGTGCTGCTGCTGGCCGAGGCCGGGGATGCAGTGGAGGCAAAAGCTGCCGACTATGTCTGGTATACCCCGGAGACACTGGCCCGCGACTACTGCGCCGAGATGCGGGCTGCCGAGCGGCAGACAAAAAAAGACCCGGCAGAGCCGGGTCGAAAACCGTAA
- a CDS encoding heme ABC transporter ATP-binding protein: MLRAERLAVRRGGRQVLRGIDLELRPGELLGVLGPNGAGKSSLLAALSGELRPEEGQVRLDGRALACWRGPERARRLAVLPQSPALEFAFRVEEVVGFGRLPHASGRQCDAEIVARALAAADAAHLVGRSYLTLSGGERQRVHLARVLAQLWPGGGERVLLLDEPTSMLDPLHQHSILQAVRGFAGQGTAVLAILHDLNLAARYCDRLLLLADGRMQALGSPEEILRAGPLKAVFGLDVLVQRHPERGHPLIVAR, from the coding sequence ATGCTGCGGGCCGAGCGGCTGGCCGTGCGGCGTGGCGGCCGGCAGGTGTTGCGGGGGATCGACCTCGAGCTGAGGCCCGGTGAGCTGCTCGGTGTGCTGGGACCGAACGGGGCGGGCAAGTCTTCGCTGCTAGCGGCGCTTTCCGGCGAGCTGCGCCCGGAGGAGGGGCAGGTCCGCCTGGATGGTCGCGCGCTGGCCTGCTGGCGAGGGCCGGAGCGGGCGCGTCGGCTGGCGGTGCTGCCGCAGAGCCCGGCGCTGGAGTTTGCCTTTCGCGTCGAGGAGGTGGTCGGCTTCGGGCGTCTGCCCCATGCCAGCGGCCGGCAGTGCGATGCCGAGATCGTCGCCCGTGCCCTGGCGGCGGCCGACGCCGCCCATCTGGTCGGGCGCAGCTACCTGACCCTGTCGGGGGGCGAGCGTCAGCGGGTTCATCTGGCGCGGGTGTTGGCGCAACTCTGGCCGGGGGGGGGCGAGCGGGTGCTGCTGCTCGACGAGCCGACCTCGATGCTCGATCCCCTGCACCAGCACAGCATTCTGCAGGCGGTTCGGGGCTTCGCAGGGCAGGGCACGGCTGTGCTGGCGATACTCCACGACCTGAATCTGGCGGCGCGCTACTGTGATCGCCTGCTGTTGCTGGCCGATGGCCGCATGCAGGCGCTCGGCAGTCCCGAGGAGATTCTACGTGCCGGACCGCTGAAGGCGGTCTTCGGTCTCGATGTATTGGTGCAGCGCCATCCGGAGCGGGGGCATCCGCTGATCGTGGCGCGCTGA
- a CDS encoding FecCD family ABC transporter permease, translating to MTVCDRRSRVLLMSLGLLLLLAFWLSLALGPLRLPLADSLLALLRLAGLPLSGEGLERAELIVGQIRLPRTLLGLAVGSVLALSGVAMQALFRNPLADPGLIGVSSGAALGAALAIVGGSLFGADALPEVSPYLLSASAFVGGLVVTALVYRLGRRDGQTRVATMLLAGLALSSLAGAAVGLFGYLADDAALRRLTFWNLGSLSGASYARLWPLLLATLGVAFWLPRRAGALNALLLGESEARHLGFDVERLKRELVLCTALGVGAAVAAAGLIGFVGLLVPHLLRLICGPDHRLLLPAAMLAGASLLLFADLLARLLLAPAELPLGIVTALLGAPFFLWLLRREPL from the coding sequence ATGACTGTCTGTGACCGTCGTTCCCGCGTCCTGCTGATGAGCCTGGGGCTACTGCTGCTGCTCGCCTTCTGGCTGTCGCTGGCGCTGGGGCCGCTGCGGCTGCCCCTGGCCGATTCCCTGCTGGCGCTGCTGCGCCTGGCCGGCTTGCCGTTGTCCGGGGAGGGCCTCGAAAGGGCCGAGCTGATCGTTGGGCAGATCCGCCTGCCGAGAACCCTGCTCGGCCTGGCGGTAGGCAGCGTGCTGGCGCTGAGCGGGGTGGCGATGCAGGCGTTGTTCCGCAATCCGCTGGCCGATCCCGGGCTGATCGGGGTGTCCAGCGGCGCCGCGCTGGGGGCGGCGCTGGCGATCGTCGGCGGCTCGCTGTTCGGTGCCGATGCCCTGCCCGAGGTGTCGCCCTATCTGCTGTCGGCGAGCGCCTTCGTCGGAGGCTTGGTGGTGACCGCGCTGGTCTATCGATTGGGGCGTCGCGACGGCCAGACCCGGGTGGCCACCATGCTGCTCGCCGGGCTCGCCCTCAGCAGCCTGGCTGGCGCGGCGGTCGGTCTGTTCGGCTATCTGGCCGACGACGCCGCGCTGCGCCGGTTGACCTTCTGGAATCTGGGCAGCCTGAGCGGCGCCAGCTATGCCCGGCTCTGGCCATTGCTGCTGGCGACCCTGGGGGTGGCGTTCTGGCTGCCGCGCCGTGCGGGAGCGCTGAACGCCCTGTTGCTGGGCGAGTCGGAGGCGCGCCATCTCGGCTTCGACGTGGAGCGGCTGAAGCGCGAACTGGTGCTCTGCACGGCCCTGGGCGTGGGGGCGGCGGTGGCGGCGGCCGGGCTGATCGGCTTCGTCGGCCTCCTGGTGCCGCATCTGCTGCGCCTGATCTGCGGGCCGGATCATCGCCTGCTGCTGCCGGCGGCAATGCTCGCCGGCGCCAGCCTGCTGCTGTTCGCCGACCTGCTGGCGCGTCTGCTGCTGGCGCCGGCCGAGTTGCCGCTCGGCATTGTCACAGCGCTGCTCGGCGCGCCTTTCTTCCTCTGGCTGCTGCGGCGGGAGCCACTCTGA
- a CDS encoding Rieske (2Fe-2S) protein, giving the protein MKFLCAGDALGEGQSRGFLLEDRKLLAIRKDGRVFVYRNVCPHLGIPLEWQPDRFLDASGSLIQCATHGALFLIDSGECVAGPCAGEHLPRIACREDGAGIWVDL; this is encoded by the coding sequence ATGAAGTTTCTCTGTGCCGGGGACGCCCTCGGCGAAGGACAAAGCCGCGGTTTCCTGCTCGAAGACCGCAAACTCCTCGCGATCCGCAAGGACGGCCGGGTTTTCGTCTACCGCAACGTCTGTCCACATCTGGGCATTCCGCTGGAATGGCAACCCGACCGGTTTCTCGACGCCAGCGGCAGCCTGATCCAGTGCGCCACCCACGGTGCGCTGTTCCTGATCGACAGCGGCGAATGCGTGGCCGGCCCATGTGCCGGTGAGCACCTGCCACGCATCGCCTGCCGCGAAGACGGAGCCGGTATCTGGGTAGACCTGTAA
- the sfsA gene encoding DNA/RNA nuclease SfsA, with amino-acid sequence MRFDPPLEEGRLLRRYKRFLADIETPAGEVLCIHCPNTGSMLNCMAEGGRIWFSRSSDPRRKLPGTWELSETPQGRLACVNTARANPLVEEALRAGLIPELAGFAALRREVRYGVENSRVDFCLDYPDGMAFVEVKSVTLGFADSPVAAFPDARTERGARHLRELAALARQGVRTVQLYCVNLSGITAVRPAAEVDPCYAQALREAVAAGVEVLAYGAELSSAAIRLTHRLEMCL; translated from the coding sequence ATGCGCTTTGATCCGCCGCTGGAGGAGGGGCGTCTGCTGCGCCGCTACAAGCGCTTTCTTGCCGATATCGAGACGCCGGCCGGCGAAGTACTGTGCATCCACTGCCCCAATACCGGCTCCATGCTCAACTGCATGGCCGAGGGCGGACGCATCTGGTTCAGCCGCTCGAGCGATCCCCGGCGCAAGCTGCCGGGCACCTGGGAACTGAGCGAGACGCCGCAGGGGCGGCTGGCCTGCGTGAATACCGCACGGGCTAATCCACTGGTGGAGGAGGCACTGCGTGCCGGGCTGATCCCCGAATTGGCAGGGTTTGCTGCGTTGCGCCGGGAGGTTCGCTACGGGGTGGAGAACAGCCGGGTGGATTTCTGCCTCGACTACCCGGATGGGATGGCGTTCGTCGAGGTGAAGAGCGTCACCCTGGGCTTTGCCGACAGCCCGGTCGCTGCCTTCCCCGATGCCCGCACCGAGCGCGGCGCCAGGCACCTGCGCGAGCTGGCGGCCTTGGCGCGACAGGGCGTGCGTACGGTGCAGCTGTACTGCGTGAACCTGTCCGGCATCACGGCGGTGCGCCCGGCGGCGGAGGTCGATCCGTGCTATGCGCAGGCGCTGCGCGAAGCCGTGGCGGCGGGCGTCGAGGTGCTCGCCTATGGTGCCGAGCTGTCGTCCGCGGCGATCCGGCTGACGCACCGACTCGAGATGTGCCTGTAG
- a CDS encoding pyridoxal phosphate-dependent aminotransferase, with translation MPYSARSRAIEPFHVMALLARANELQALGHDVIHLEIGEPDFTTAAPIVAAGQAALAAGHTRYTAARGLPQLREAIARFYEQRYRLTIDPERILITPGGSGALLLATSLLVDPGRHWLLADPGYPCNRHFLRLVEGGAQLVPVGPEQRYQLTPELVARYWHTESVGALVASPANPTGTLLRRDELAALSAALHARGGHLLVDEIYHGLTYGVDASSVLEVDDDAFVLNSFSKYFGMTGWRLGWLVAPEAAVPELEKLAQNLYISASTLAQHAALACFEEETLEILEARRTEFARRRDYLLPALRELGFGIAVEPEGAFYLYADIGAFGGDAFAFCRHFLEREFVAITPGIDFGHHLADRHVRFAYTQSLPRLEQAVERIARGLKSWQPDAL, from the coding sequence ATGCCCTACAGTGCGCGCAGTCGTGCCATCGAACCTTTTCATGTCATGGCCCTGCTGGCCCGTGCCAACGAACTCCAGGCCCTGGGCCACGACGTGATCCACCTGGAGATCGGCGAGCCGGACTTCACCACAGCGGCGCCCATCGTTGCTGCCGGGCAGGCGGCGCTGGCGGCCGGACATACTCGCTATACCGCCGCGCGCGGCCTGCCGCAGCTGCGCGAGGCCATCGCCCGGTTCTACGAGCAGCGTTACCGCTTGACTATAGACCCCGAGCGCATCCTCATCACGCCTGGCGGCTCGGGTGCCCTGCTGCTGGCTACGAGCCTGCTGGTCGACCCGGGTCGGCACTGGCTGCTGGCCGATCCCGGCTATCCCTGCAACCGCCACTTCCTGCGTCTGGTCGAGGGGGGCGCGCAACTGGTCCCGGTCGGGCCGGAGCAGCGTTACCAATTGACGCCGGAGCTGGTTGCGCGTTACTGGCACACGGAGAGCGTCGGGGCCCTGGTCGCCTCGCCGGCCAACCCCACCGGAACGCTGCTGCGGCGCGACGAGCTGGCGGCGCTGTCCGCCGCCCTGCATGCGCGCGGCGGCCATCTGCTGGTGGACGAGATCTACCACGGTCTGACCTACGGCGTGGACGCCTCCAGCGTGCTGGAGGTGGACGACGATGCTTTCGTGCTCAACAGCTTCTCCAAATATTTCGGCATGACCGGCTGGCGGCTCGGCTGGCTGGTGGCGCCCGAGGCGGCGGTGCCCGAACTGGAGAAGCTGGCACAGAACCTCTACATCAGCGCCTCGACCCTGGCCCAGCATGCCGCGCTGGCCTGCTTCGAGGAGGAGACCCTGGAGATCCTCGAGGCGCGCCGCACGGAGTTCGCCCGGCGCCGCGACTACCTGCTGCCGGCGTTGCGCGAACTGGGCTTCGGCATCGCCGTGGAGCCCGAGGGGGCCTTCTATCTGTATGCCGACATCGGCGCCTTCGGCGGCGATGCCTTCGCCTTCTGCCGGCACTTCCTCGAGCGCGAGTTCGTCGCCATCACGCCGGGCATCGATTTCGGCCATCACCTGGCCGACCGGCATGTGCGCTTCGCCTACACCCAGAGCCTGCCGCGCCTGGAGCAGGCGGTTGAGCGCATCGCCCGCGGTCTGAAGAGCTGGCAGCCCGATGCGCTTTGA
- the dksA gene encoding RNA polymerase-binding protein DksA — protein MPTKAKQNNLVRGFEPYPETPGEEYMSENMRAHFTDILNKWKQELMEEVDRTVHHMQDEAANFPDPADRASQEEEFSLELRARDRERKLIKKIDETLQLIEDNEYGWCDSCGVEIGIRRLEARPTATLCIDCKTLAEIKEKQIGS, from the coding sequence ATGCCCACCAAAGCAAAGCAGAACAATCTGGTTCGCGGTTTCGAGCCTTACCCGGAAACTCCGGGCGAAGAATACATGAGCGAGAACATGCGCGCCCATTTCACCGATATCCTCAACAAGTGGAAGCAGGAGTTGATGGAAGAGGTCGACCGCACCGTGCACCACATGCAGGACGAGGCCGCCAACTTCCCCGACCCCGCCGATCGGGCCAGCCAGGAAGAGGAGTTCAGCCTGGAACTGCGCGCCCGCGATCGCGAGCGCAAGCTGATCAAGAAGATCGACGAAACCCTGCAGCTGATCGAGGACAACGAATACGGCTGGTGCGACTCCTGCGGCGTGGAGATCGGCATTCGCCGCCTCGAGGCGCGCCCCACCGCCACCCTGTGCATCGACTGCAAGACCCTGGCGGAAATCAAGGAAAAGCAGATCGGCAGTTGA
- the gluQRS gene encoding tRNA glutamyl-Q(34) synthetase GluQRS, which produces MIASPPLPYVGRFAPTPSGSLHFGSLIAALASYLDARHAGGRWLLRMEDLDPPREVPGAQAVILRTLEDYGFEWDGEVVRQSERLALYGEVVERLLERGLAYACTCSRKQLEGFSGIYPGFCREAGRPPRDAAIRLRVPEREYAFVDRVQGPFVQHLAREVGDFVIRRRDGLYAYQLAVILDDAWQGMTDVVRGADLLDSTPRQLYLQELLGLPHPRYLHVPLIVQPDGHKLGKSYRSPPLPADRAGPLLLRALRALGQRPPAELGRTCPRELLAWGIAHWDAGRIPRCRTLAEAALD; this is translated from the coding sequence ATGATTGCCTCCCCGCCCCTTCCCTACGTCGGCCGCTTCGCCCCCACCCCCAGTGGCTCCCTGCATTTCGGTTCGCTGATCGCCGCCCTGGCATCCTATCTGGATGCACGCCATGCCGGCGGTCGCTGGCTGCTGCGCATGGAGGACCTCGACCCACCCCGTGAGGTGCCAGGCGCCCAGGCGGTCATCCTCCGGACCCTGGAAGACTACGGTTTTGAGTGGGACGGCGAGGTCGTGCGCCAGAGCGAACGCCTGGCGTTGTACGGCGAAGTGGTCGAGCGCCTGCTCGAACGGGGCCTGGCCTACGCCTGCACCTGTTCGCGCAAGCAGCTGGAGGGATTTTCCGGAATCTACCCGGGCTTCTGCCGGGAGGCCGGGCGCCCTCCACGAGATGCCGCCATCCGCCTGCGCGTGCCGGAGCGCGAATACGCCTTCGTCGACCGGGTGCAGGGCCCCTTCGTCCAGCACCTCGCCCGCGAAGTCGGCGACTTCGTAATCCGTCGCCGCGATGGCCTCTACGCCTACCAGCTGGCGGTGATCCTCGACGATGCCTGGCAGGGCATGACCGACGTGGTACGCGGCGCCGACCTGCTCGACTCGACTCCGCGCCAGCTCTACCTGCAGGAACTGCTCGGCCTGCCCCATCCGCGCTACCTGCATGTACCGCTGATCGTCCAGCCGGACGGCCACAAGCTCGGCAAATCCTACCGCTCGCCCCCGCTCCCCGCCGACCGGGCCGGCCCGCTGCTGCTGCGCGCCCTGCGTGCGCTCGGCCAGCGCCCGCCGGCGGAGCTGGGGCGCACCTGTCCGCGGGAGCTGCTCGCCTGGGGCATCGCCCACTGGGATGCCGGGCGCATCCCGCGCTGCCGGACCCTGGCCGAGGCCGCGCTCGACTGA